In Eucalyptus grandis isolate ANBG69807.140 chromosome 4, ASM1654582v1, whole genome shotgun sequence, the following proteins share a genomic window:
- the LOC104441521 gene encoding uncharacterized protein LOC104441521: MPHNVEQEPERVIDLDGRSLPPVHYEVEINPVSELLKLKTYKSGVFEAGGYEWSLCLYPKGDPDLKGNDPAYMSLSLLMEEPNKLGDDEKIVVDYKFFAFNYKSWTYVIFTEKGKELRAFSKARTKLGLPKFLSLKNFNDLNNGYCKDDHCIFGAEVMVSKSKRKMETLTIVKGPPQNTITCAIQQFSTSSKHPQYSKAFKVGGWEWKLKVFPRHNGAQQGKSLSVYLEAQGLRPRTKKYVEAILWVLNKKDTNNKKGKTVWGWLSDKKFDCGAKEFMPWKDLEKTDGGFVNKKELAFEVKILVISDVQRSDESVLMT, translated from the exons ATGCCGCATAATGTGGAGCAGGAACCTG AACGTGTTATCGATTTGGACGGTAGATCTCTTCCACCAGTTCATTATGAAGTGGAGATAAATCCAGTTTCcgaattattaaaattgaagaCATATAAATCCGGTGTTTTTGAAGCTGGGGGCTACGAATG GAGCCTATGTCTTTACCCCAAGGGAGACCCGGACCTTAAGGGGAACGATCCAGCATATATGTCCTTATCTCTGTTAATGGAGGAGCCAAATAAGCTTGGAGACGATGAGAAGATCGTGGTTGACTACAAGTTTTTCGCATTCAACTACAAAAGTTGGACCTACGTCATCTTCACAG AGAAAGGGAAGGAACTGAGGGCATTCAGTAAAGCAAGGACCAAATTGGGGCTTCCTAAGTTCCTTTCCTTGAAAAATTTCAACGATCTTAATAATGGATACTGCAAGGACGACCATTGCATATTTGGGGCTGAGGTTATGGTCAGCAAAAGTAAGAGGAAAATGGAGACCCTCACCATCGTCAAGGGTCCACCTCAAAACACAATCACTTGCGCGATCCAACAGTTCTCCACATCGAGCAAGCACCCTCAGTATTCCAAGGCCTTTAAAGTCGGAGGGTGGGAGTG GAAGTTAAAGGTGTTTCCCCGGCACAATGGGGCGCAGCAGGGGAAGTCACTGTCCGTTTACTTAGAAGCGCAGGGCCTTCGTCCGAGGACTAAAAAGTATGTAGAAGCCATATTGTGGGTGTTGAACAAAAAAGACACTAataacaaaaagggaaaaacag TTTGGGGTTGGCTCTCTGACAAAAAATTCGACTGCGGTGCCAAAGAATTTATGCCGTGGAAAGATCTCGAGAAAACGGATGGTGGTTTCGTTAACAAAAAAGAACTGGCGTTTGAAGTCAAAATCCTCGTCATATCAGATGTTCAGAGAAGTGATGAATCGGTTTTGATGACTTAG